The Silene latifolia isolate original U9 population chromosome X, ASM4854445v1, whole genome shotgun sequence genome contains the following window.
TGAAGGTTCAGATTAGTGCGAAGAACATTTAAGTGCATCCCTAGTCGGCTTTTGAAATCCGTTTACATCAAAATATGTCGCAATCAAAGCTTCATTAGTTCATTTCTATTAAGTCCTACATTTTTCCCATTAAACTTATATGATAGGTAAAATTAGATGTTTGAACAAGAATATTATCTCGACGTCTCTAAGATGTTTCAAAGATTCTCATCTACGATGAGATAAACGAGGGTTAGATGTATACATGTGTTTATGTCCATTATACTTTATTTTGACTCCGGAAAACTATGGTAAGATGAAGTGAAGAACAACTCTTTTATAAGAATTCGACATGTAACTCGGGTGTTTCATTGATGGTTGGTTGTAAGGTACGAGATGCCGGAGAAGAGCATACCAAAAGATGTGGCATACCAAGCAATACATGATGAGTTGATGCTTGATGGTAACCCAAGGCTAAACTTGGCCACCTTTATCACAACTTGGATGGAACCCGAGTGTGATAAACTCATGGCCGAAACTATCAACAAAAATTACGTTGAGATGGCCGAGTTACCTATCACCACCGAGATTCAGGTACCTCAATAACCGTCACTTTGTCATTTTAACACCAATTTAACCATCTACGGAAAAAATTCTTTCGAGTAAGCGTTCCCGGATAAAACCAGTGGTGGAGCGGCGGcggggggctagcaggggcggtgACCGCCCCCGCTGaagtttgaaaatttcgaaattttagttaaaattttcgaatatTTTCGAGGCTCCTTATAATATTTCCCTTTCGCCCCCGCTAAAAATTTTCGCCCCCGCTGCCttaaaatcctggctccgccaccgGATAAAACCAAGATTTGTAAAGTTGCTATTCAGGATTCTGTTTTCGAATGTGCAGAACCGGTGTGTTAATATGATTGGGCGACTGTTTCATGCGCCTTCAGCAAAAGGGGAACATGGAGCAACAGTTGGAGTTGCAACAATAGGATCGTCTGAAGCCATCATGTTGGCCGGCTTAGCTTTCAAGAAGAAATGGCAGAACCGAAGGAAGGCAGAAGGGAAGCCGTTTGACAACCCGAATATTGTAACAGGAGCCAATGTCCATGTTTGCTGGAAGAAATTTGCAAGGTACTTCGAGGTGGAACTCAAGGAAGTGAAGCTAAGAGAAGGGCTCTATGTTATGGACCCGGTTAAAGCGGTCGAATTGGTGGATGAGAACACCATTTGTGTGGCTGCCATTCTTGGATCCACTTTTAATGGAGAATTTGAAGATGTTAAGCTCTTGAATGACCTTCTAACCGAAAAGAACAAGAAAACTGGGTTAGTTCATTGTtcatttttgggtcaggttatttCGGGTTTGAGTCCAATCGTTTGTAATTCAGGTTGGTTTGGGTCGACCAATGTGGGTTGGGCTAGTTTTACCGACTTCATCTACTAATATCCCTCCGTCTCAGCTAACAGTTTCAATATCAAGTGCAGGTGGAACACACCGATACATGTAGATGCAGCCAGCGGAGGCTTTGTGGCGCCATTTGTATACCCGGAACTGCAGTGGGATTTCAGGTTGCCATTGGTTAAGAGTATAAATGTTAGTGGTCATAAGTACGGGTTGGTTTATGTCGGAATTGGGTGGGTGGTTTGGAGGAGCAAGGAGGACCTCCCAGACGAGCTCGTCTTCCACATAAACTACCTCGGTACTGATCAGCCTACCTTCACTCTCAACTTCTCTAAAGGTAATAAACAGAGCCTACACCAATGCATTTAACATTTAGCGCAAAGAAACCGAGTTAAAAGTAGAGTTGGAGAGATTTACGCTAACCGGCTTTGATGATCAACTGCATTTACAGGAGCAAGTCAAATAGTTGCACAATATTACCAGTTCCTGAGGCTGGGATTTGAGGTATTGTTCCATTATTCTCTGCACTGCTATCACTTCAACCTTCCATTTGTAAAGCAGACAAACATGGCTATCTTCTTCAAGTTCAGGTGGTTCTCGGAATCTCAGGTCACTGATTATGAGGCCAATTGGGTCATTTTCAGGCCGGGTCTTTTTTTAGTTTGGTCAATTTCGATACTGGTTTTGGGCTTATTTAGTTACGAGTCCATTTCAAAATGGCGATAATGCTCACATAATGCATTGGACAGGGATACAAACACGTGAT
Protein-coding sequences here:
- the LOC141621119 gene encoding glutamate decarboxylase 4-like, with the translated sequence MIGRLFHAPSAKGEHGATVGVATIGSSEAIMLAGLAFKKKWQNRRKAEGKPFDNPNIVTGANVHVCWKKFARYFEVELKEVKLREGLYVMDPVKAVELVDENTICVAAILGSTFNGEFEDVKLLNDLLTEKNKKTGWNTPIHVDAASGGFVAPFVYPELQWDFRLPLVKSINVSGHKYGLVYVGIGWVVWRSKEDLPDELVFHINYLGTDQPTFTLNFSKGASQIVAQYYQFLRLGFEVLFHYSLHCYHFNLPFVKQTNMAIFFKFRWFSESQVTDYEANWVIFRPGLFLVWSISILVLGLFSYESISKWR